One part of the Trichomycterus rosablanca isolate fTriRos1 chromosome 25, fTriRos1.hap1, whole genome shotgun sequence genome encodes these proteins:
- the LOC134302373 gene encoding myosin regulatory light chain 2B, cardiac muscle isoform-like: MSPKKAKKKESASSNVFTMFEQSQIQEFKEAFTIMDQNRDGFIDKNDLRDTFAAVGRLNVGNDELDDMIKEASGPINFTVFLSMFGEKLKGTDPEESILNAFKIFDPEGTGVLKGDEIKYHLMSQADKFTEAEVNQMFQMFPLDVAGNLDYKNLCYVITHGEEKEQE; encoded by the exons ATG TCCCCCAAAAAGGCCAAGAAGAAGGAGTCTGCCAGCTCCAACGTGTTCACCATGTTCGAGCAGTCCCAGATTCAGGAGTTCAAGGAG GCGTTCACCATCATGGACCAGAACAGAGACGGCTTCATCGACAAGAACGACCTGAGAGACACGTTCGCCGCTGTGG gGCGTCTGAACGTAGGGAACGATGAGCTGGATGACATGATAAAGGAAGCTTCAGGTCCCATCAACTTCACCGTCTTCCTCAGCATGTTCGGCGAGAAGCTTAAAG GAACGGACCCAGAGGAGAGCATCCTAAACGCCTTCAAGATCTTCGACCCAGAGGGAACCGGTGTCCTGAAGGGAGATGA GATTAAATATCACCTGATGTCTCAAGCGGATAAATTTACTGAAGCGGAG GTTAACCAGATGTTCCAGATGTTCCCACTGGATGTGGCTGGCAACCTGGACTATAAAAATCTCTGCTATGTCATCACACACGGAGAGGAAAAGGAGCAGGAATAA
- the LOC134302814 gene encoding collagen alpha-1(XXVI) chain — translation MARCAFWSALCIFCMFFTGLSLGTGFIYQFPAVSLRQVSSEQSAAGAPAAGISSQRRNWCQYTVSKTITCQVHNGTETTVQRVFQGCRWPGPCSKLISYRALVRPAYKLAYRQVTALEWRCCPGFLGNDCSEECMNCTGYTDLSKRLNTIESKIKLLEQAGPQLPSINTSPERSTDNEVEGSKPTTMGPPIFWQPGTRNSPGLVGPPGLPGSSGLPGPAGEKGAPGQPGPRGLKGERGLPGEIGLPGPPGPPGPPGQPGLTNSIPLRGDVFQLTSAAEPGHVGPPGPPGPSGAPGPAGAPGLPGLPGEDAAKGLPGKAGEPGLKGDPGDRGPPGLSGEQGQPGVAGAEGQKGEPGDSVPDAEGVQQLREALKILAERVLILEHMIGIHESGGEAGSGLNSLTDILPLPGFKIKRAESLRLASSLHTGQQRKNV, via the exons ATGGCGCGTTGCGCGTTCTGGAGTGCGCTGTGTatcttttgcatgttcttcactGGACTCTCACTGGGAACCGGCTTTATTTACCAGTTCCCTGCAGTCTCACTGCGCCAGGTGAGCTCAGAGCAAAGCGCCGCTGGAGCCCCGGCTGCGGGCATCAGTTCTCAGCGCAG GAACTGGTGCCAGTACACAGTATCAAAGACCATTACGTGCCAGGTGCACAACGGCACAGAGACGACTGTACAGAGAGTGTTTCAGGGGTGTCGATGGCCAGGACCCTGCTCCAAACTTATCAG TTACAGAGCTCTGGTTAGGCCTGCATATAAACTGGCATATCGACAGGTGACGGCACTGGAATGGAGGTGCTGTCCTGGATTCCTGGGTAATGACTGCAGTGAAG AATGTATGAACTGTACAGGTTACACTGATCTCAGCAAACGCCTGAACACCATCGAGTCAAAG ATCAAGTTGTTGGAGCAGGCTGGACCTCAGCTTCCATCCATTAACACTTCGCCAGAAAGATCCACAGATAATGAAGTAGAAGGATCAAAGCCCACCACTATGGGACCCCCGATATTCTGGCAACCAG GAACGAGGAATTCGCCAGGCCTGGTGGGACCTCCTGGCTTACCTGGCTCATCAGGACTTCCTGGACCTGCAGGAGAAAAAGGAGCCCCAGGCCAACCAGGACCCAGAG GCCTGAAGGGGGAAAGAGGTCTTCCGGGAGAAATTGGTCTTCCAGGGCCACCGGGACCACCAGGGCCTCCAGGACAGCCAGGCCTGACCAACTCTATCCCACTGAGAGGGGATGTATTTCAGCTTACCAGTGCAGCTGAACCAG GACATGTTGGACCTCCAGGCCCACCCGGTCCTTCCG GTGCCCCGGGGCCTGCTGGAGCTCCTGGTCTCCCAGGTTTACCTGGAGAAGAT gcagCGAAAGGCCTCCCAGGCAAAGCCGGAGAACCGGGGCTCAAAGGAGACCCAGGTGACAGG GGACCCCCGGGATTAAGCGGAGAGCAAGGCCAGCCT GGCGTGGCCGGTGCTGAGGGGCAAAAGGGAGAGCCAGGGGACAGTGTGCCTGAT GCTGAGGGAGTCCAGCAGCTGAGAGAGGCGCTGAAGATCCTGGCTGAGCGAGTTCTCATCCTGGAACACATGATCGGCATCCACG aGAGCGGAGGTGAAGCCGGTTCCGGATTGAACAGTCTGACAGATATTCTTCCTCTTCCCGGGTTTAAGATCAAACGAGCCGAATCGCTCAGACTCGCCTCTTCTCTCCACACCGGCCAGCAGAGGAAAAACGTCTGA